A portion of the Sphaerochaeta pleomorpha str. Grapes genome contains these proteins:
- a CDS encoding NAD-dependent protein deacylase — protein sequence MPGKVEKDNAFNKKMVILESLILNAKKMTVFTGAGVSTLSGIPDFRGKNGLYSGLWHDLPVEQILNISFFEKHPEIFYEWAREFWYHLEDYKPNVVHTTLAKMEQKGLVAGLYTQNIDMLHKKAGSKKVYEVHGSAEHHHCHTCNKYYCYGEIAAQVQAGKVPFCSQCGGIVKPDIVFYGENLDSLILARAYEQFSHSDLCLVLGSSLTVQPAASFPYYATSNGCPLVIVNAQKTSQDGGASLRFEDLKQTFLALDSWLDTLGSRNT from the coding sequence ATGCCAGGAAAAGTGGAAAAGGATAACGCATTCAACAAAAAAATGGTAATTCTGGAATCACTGATTCTCAATGCAAAGAAAATGACCGTATTTACCGGGGCAGGGGTTTCAACACTGTCGGGAATACCTGATTTTCGCGGTAAAAACGGGTTGTATTCCGGCCTCTGGCATGATTTGCCAGTGGAACAGATTCTCAATATCTCGTTCTTCGAGAAGCATCCTGAGATTTTTTACGAATGGGCCAGGGAATTCTGGTACCATCTCGAAGACTACAAGCCGAATGTCGTACATACCACGTTGGCCAAGATGGAACAAAAGGGATTGGTTGCCGGGCTCTACACCCAAAACATCGACATGCTTCACAAGAAGGCAGGAAGCAAAAAAGTATATGAAGTCCACGGGAGTGCCGAACATCATCATTGCCATACCTGCAACAAGTACTACTGCTATGGGGAAATAGCTGCACAGGTGCAGGCAGGAAAGGTTCCCTTTTGCTCCCAATGCGGTGGGATTGTCAAACCGGATATTGTCTTTTACGGGGAAAACCTCGATTCTTTGATCCTAGCCAGGGCGTATGAACAGTTCAGCCACAGTGACCTCTGCCTGGTCCTCGGCTCATCCTTGACCGTGCAACCGGCAGCATCTTTTCCGTATTATGCTACAAGCAACGGTTGTCCCCTGGTCATAGTGAATGCCCAGAAAACCTCCCAGGACGGAGGTGCCAGCCTACGGTTTGAAGACTTAAAGCAGACCTTTCTGGCATTGGACTCCTGGCTTGATACCCTGGGATCAAGAAATACGTAG